From Granulicella sp. WH15, the proteins below share one genomic window:
- a CDS encoding MFS transporter: MLGAALATFLGRLLSVGIADLRGALHLDFDGASWIGTSYNMGLMFVGPFSVYLGGLLGPRRVLLACAGGFSIFCLVMPFAAHFSMLITLLVLSGLTAGTFYPLSLSFILRNIPQRYVLYGISVYAIDIVVTTHIAHSYEGWLLHALSWRWIFWTDAVLAPLMMLFVYLGIPPQPLPQPKPGQPRPSWRGFLYASVGAAMLYGALDQGQRLDWWHSGTFVALVVSGMFLVICSAVRHFMLPNPLINFPFLRRSTPILLAFVLIFFRFLLLSAVVVVPSYLTSVQGYSNVEVGPVLLWLAIPQVLAGLLAVYLLGRVDNRIILAAGFGLMGLGCLMNANLSSDWSGTNFMASQLVLSLGEGIAFNGLVGSIVLDILNSGAMGRGIDLLTFSGFFQTIRLFGGEIGATFMGHFLQTREMYHSNILGLNVQSGSLAANERIAALTAGMQAQATTSDVAMGRASTLLALTVRKQAFTLAVTDCFLLLGCASIACLIVIASMEPAKTQYKQMMAALKAQRT; this comes from the coding sequence TTGCTTGGCGCTGCGCTCGCAACCTTTCTGGGCCGGTTGCTCAGCGTCGGCATCGCCGACCTGCGCGGTGCACTGCATCTTGATTTCGATGGGGCCTCATGGATAGGAACGTCTTACAACATGGGGCTGATGTTCGTTGGACCATTCTCCGTCTATCTGGGCGGCCTGCTCGGTCCTCGTCGAGTGCTGTTGGCCTGCGCGGGAGGGTTTTCGATATTTTGTCTTGTCATGCCCTTCGCCGCACACTTCTCCATGCTCATCACTCTTTTGGTGCTGAGCGGACTGACGGCGGGCACGTTCTATCCACTCAGCCTGTCTTTCATCCTTCGCAACATACCGCAACGCTATGTGCTTTATGGAATCTCCGTATATGCGATAGACATTGTTGTCACGACGCACATCGCCCATTCGTATGAAGGCTGGCTCCTTCACGCACTTTCATGGCGCTGGATCTTCTGGACAGATGCAGTACTGGCTCCCCTGATGATGCTCTTCGTCTACCTCGGCATCCCTCCTCAGCCTCTGCCTCAACCCAAACCCGGTCAGCCCAGACCGTCCTGGCGTGGGTTCCTCTATGCCAGCGTCGGAGCGGCAATGCTTTATGGCGCCCTCGATCAGGGACAGCGGCTGGATTGGTGGCACTCCGGCACCTTCGTCGCATTGGTAGTCAGTGGTATGTTTCTCGTCATATGTTCGGCAGTTCGGCATTTTATGCTGCCCAATCCACTCATCAACTTTCCTTTTCTCCGGCGTAGCACTCCCATACTGCTTGCATTCGTTCTTATCTTCTTCCGATTTCTTCTGCTTTCCGCCGTAGTGGTTGTCCCGAGTTATCTGACAAGCGTTCAGGGCTACAGCAACGTAGAAGTCGGTCCGGTCCTGTTGTGGCTTGCCATTCCACAGGTCCTCGCCGGTCTGCTCGCTGTTTATCTGCTGGGCCGAGTCGACAATCGCATTATCCTCGCGGCAGGTTTCGGCCTGATGGGATTGGGATGTCTGATGAATGCCAACCTCTCGTCCGATTGGTCGGGAACGAACTTCATGGCTAGTCAACTGGTCCTCTCGTTGGGAGAAGGCATCGCATTCAATGGGCTGGTAGGTTCGATTGTTTTGGACATCCTGAATTCAGGAGCGATGGGCCGAGGCATTGATCTGCTGACGTTCTCTGGCTTCTTCCAGACGATTCGTCTCTTTGGCGGTGAAATAGGTGCGACCTTCATGGGGCACTTCCTTCAAACCCGCGAGATGTACCACTCGAACATATTGGGCCTCAACGTCCAGTCGGGTTCGCTCGCTGCGAACGAGCGCATCGCTGCTCTCACGGCTGGGATGCAGGCTCAGGCCACCACTTCGGATGTTGCTATGGGCCGCGCATCGACCCTGCTTGCTCTGACCGTCCGAAAGCAGGCGTTCACTTTAGCGGTCACGGACTGTTTCCTTCTCCTCGGTTGCGCGTCCATCGCCTGTCTGATTGTGATCGCTTCGATGGAACCGGCAAAGACTCAATACAAACAAATGATGGCTGCCTTAAAGGCTCAGAGGACATAG